GGCAAGCCAAAGAAAGAACTTGATGCACAATGTCGCCCATGGCCTCCAAGTCAATCTCCAGTGCGGGCCTTCGCAAGCGCGAACAAATAGCGCCTGGTAGCAGAGTACGCGATTGTTGTAGTCCAACGCCATCGTAGGGTGTCTGGTGTGTCCAAGAGGTTGATGTGGCGAAGTCGACCCCATAGCTCGATGTACTCAACCACGGCCATGGGTCCAAGCGCTCCCTGGGTATCCTGCACCTAGCAGCGAAGGTGGAGGCCCTCCTGCATGGTATGTGTCTTGCGACGACACCGGGGGACAAGCGCGAAGATGAGTGGGGCTAGCTCGATAATCGATCTTCCCTCAAtccacactagtagaaaacggagttttatcaccggttcgtaagggcctttagttccggttctgcaaccggcactaaagagtggagactaaagccccccccctttagtatcggttcggcacgaaccggcactaaaggcacACCACGTGGCGTGAGCTCGCGCCGTGGTatgttggtgttaccaaccggtactaaaggtaattttttttttgaattttttttctgaaaattttggattttttttattttcaattttctgaattatttgatgatttagtctctaatcacccctcttaactgctcaagtgtggatcactcattctaaatcgtctaacttcccggccggtcacccatcccctcactcccccagcctgagcacgcttaacttcggagttctattccccctactttccaagtctgcacttgttgttttcttgacaaatgtaagctgtcaatcctattaaccctcagcagtttagcttgagcattaggtcacacgtttcaccgtttgagtttgaaactattattctaaaaaacagtaattatttagtaacactaatatttcttgaataaatttgaccccagtttgaccatagtttgaccagatttgaccaaaattcaaaaaattgaaataattattttgtaacactaatattcttgaataattatgtagtaacattaatacttcttgaataagtagtttgaccatagtttgaccagatttaaccaaaaaaactgaaatttgagcatatcttttttcCTTTTGGAATTTGAGAATTCTAAAGAATTGCAAACACGCCGTAGGCTGTCAAAATCGGATGTggattttcgtgctgaattttttgatatattatatgttttTTTCCGACattgtatgcaaaagttatagccatTTTACATTTttcctacactttttgcaaaacatgttcaaatttaagttttcaaattttcctaactagtacatgtagtagtataactacctctcgaaggattttattttttgaattttttatcattttcttttgatgTTTTCAAAACTGAAATGACGATACACAGGGGgaggggggtagagtttgaaaattgccctatagtcccggtttgtgtctccaaccaggactataggtcagacccctttagtcccgcttcatggcacgaaccggtactaaaggtgatcgtggggccccggcctgacgccagcctgccaccacccctttagtaccggttcgtggcacgaaccggtactaaaggttcaacacgaaccggcattaatgcatagccgttcgaaccggcactaatggtaccattagtaccgggccaaaatcgaaccgggactaatgtgtctcacattaggtcctttttctactagtgccagTGGTCGGTCCAAAACTTGCAAGTGTCCCCCGGCTTAGATCCCAGGAGGTAGAAGCCCTGAAGATGGCGCTCACGTCCTGGTCATGGGGTATGTGGAGATGACTCTAAAAACGAGAGGGGTCCGTGCGCTGGAGCCACAACCAGCACGTCCAAAGGGCAATGCCCGCCCTCTGTAGGTCTTTGATCCCGAGGCCGCCTAGCGAGATAGGGGCGGCACACCTGTTGCCAATTGACAAGGCATTGCCCGCCGTTGGCATTTCGGCTACACGGGGCCCGACGGTGTTGGAGAGTGATCTATGCACCGCAACTACCCCAAATTAGCATACCTTGCATATATGTTCCCATGTTCAGTAATTTTTGCAACAAGGTTAGACAAGCACTGTCCCCTGTCCTGACTGGCCCGCAGAGGCGTCCTTGCTGCCCCAAAATGATGCACGAGACAAAAGAGATTGCAAGTGTCGAACCCAGGGCGGAGTGTACGTTTATCGAAGAGGCCAGGCCATGGTTCCACTAGTTCCAAACAACAAGCGGTGCTCATACATTAGGAAGTAAGTAATGCTAGCGCACGAAGGCGGGATCATATCCGATGAGGCTCTACAGGCCTACGTGGAACTCTTCTCGCGCCCATCGACAAACTCCCATATTGCGGCCATATTGACTCGATCAAAATAGCACATAATAAATCAAAAGGAAAATACACTTCATCGTCCTTTCTCCCGCGAAAAATCATTTTTTAATGAAATCTCAACAACACCAACCACGCGTCCAATCCTTCTAGTCTGTATCTGTACAGTATGTATAGCACATGAACAATTTTCATTATTAagttccccgcaaaaaaaaaattcaTTATTAAGTTGGATGGATGGATCCGCTACATTGGACGGCCAAGAGCTGCTGGCCGTCAGATCAAGTCGTATGATGTACCGGATCCTTCCACATGGGAGATACGGGTAAAAATTGGGATATGCCGCGCGCGCGTGCTTCACAAGGACCCGTGCCGCGCAGGAGCAGCTACCTGGCTAGAACATGTCGACTAGTCTCATTTCCTGAATCCACCGTTGCATCACCCCATTCAGGCTGCTCCTACTCCATCCGCCCAAGCCCAAATCCCGGCCCTTCCAGTCGCCTCTCCCTCTGCAGTCTCCACCACGCCATGGAGGACAAAGGCGGGAATGTTGGGCGGCGGTGCGGGAGCGTTACTGGAGTTTGGGTCACGCACTGGAGACATTCAACTTCACAATGCTGGAGATCAGGTATATAACGTGGACTGATTCTGATAGTGGAGCCAATTTTCTTGTTGATCTGTGCCTTCTGATCCAACATTAATGAAGCAATACATTGCAGTCTAAAATTCGTGACCACCAGGTGTTTGCGTTTATGTGCACAAGGcttctcatttttttattttgacGACCCGTACTTCCCAATCAAGGCGAAATCGAATAATGCCAGGAAATCCTAGATTCCgatctagagagagagagaaagagagtgTTTATATCTACAAAGCTTTTATCTTTCTCTGTCCAATTTTATATGCTGCCATACAATTGTATAAATCTCATATCGAACAAATGTATGATGATATCTATACCGCTATATAGCACACAAATAACTTTTAATGTGGACAAAATCCTAGAGGCTAGCTAGGTTGTTACAAGAGACGGCAGTCAGATGACATGGTCAGCTAGTTCTACAATGGGGTCGACCCCAAAACAACACGGGAAAAGAAAACCTACTAGAGAGTACTAGATCCCAACTACATTTGTACAGTCGTGGGAGTACGAGACCCACACCAACCTTGTCGCCGGCGGCTAGCCTGAGATGAGAGGGGAGGGGCCAAACAGTGGAACAGAGCATTTGGGAACAGAGCAGAACCACGTGGTTACTTCTTCTCCCTCCAGTTGCACTTGCAGCGCGAAAATGAGCGGCCGTCGCTTTCCGTGACTTGTTTCTTGAATCTTCAGGCAGTAGAGACAACAGCTTGGACTTCACCTATATGTACAGCACAATTCTGTAGGTTTATAACATAGAAGCAAGAAATGTCATGTACTCCGTTGACTATAAAGAAATGGCGGGCTACCTTCTAGTTCTCTTTCCTCGTAGAGAGCCACAACTATCAAAATGGGTAGCCGTGTTTACCAAATTTGTAACACGTCTCTCCTGACCCAAATAGTAGTTTGTGTCTCCTGCAAAGTTAACACATAGTTAAACTGATGCCCAGATCACAAACTGTCAGGACATAATTGTGGTTAATACTCCTGCAGTCTGTAATTTCTAGCCAACTGAGATATGAAAGAGCTCCAAGCCCACCCAAGGATGACAAGAAAATGCAGTTCATGATAACCATTTCTCGCAGTGCTGTGAGACTCCGGAACACCTCTGATGATGGAAGAGACTTCACCCTGGAGCAGTTGCACAAACTTAGTGACGTAAGATTAGACAGACCAACCAGTGAATTCAGCAGAGGAAGTTGGAGGTCACCACACTGCACCATAGAGAGTTCTTTAAGCGTGCAAGGGAGTAGTCCACCATCAACCCTCTCCATCATTCTCAATGAATAACAGCTCCCAATGCGAAATTCTGTAAGGTCATTCATGCTCCCAAATGATAAAGGAGCATGGATTAACTTTTTACAGTCAACAATCTTTAGGATCTGAAGAGTGCAGATATAGTGCTCCTGCAGTAGAAAGCTCTCTGCCAACGTAGTCAAATTTGAACAATTGCTGATGATGACTGATACTAGCTTAGGTGGCATGGCCTCAGAACCAATGTTACCATGGTGGACAACTATTCTCGGGAGGATGTCCAATCCAACATTATTTATTTCCAGCTGCATCAAAGTCAGAGATAGAAGTGGCAGTTTCCTTAATCCCTGGCATCCTTCCACCACTAGGGTTTTCAGATTTTGAGGCAAGGAATCACCAGATGATTGTCCAATCTGTTTCAATCCAGTAAGGTTTTGCAATTCGAGATGCTTGAGTAGCTGTAGATTTCCAAGAGATGGAAGGCACACCCAATTTTTGCACTGTCTCAGCTCAAGTGATACCATATTGACCAGAGGGGGATGGTTTATCCAAGGTGGGAATCGGACACCACTGTATCCTGTAATTTCAAGATTTTCAAGACGAGCATGTGGCTCAAGTATATCAAGAACCAGATTGTCTTCCTTCAGAGCATCATTAGTTTCAGACCAGTTAAGTGACAGTGACCTAAGATAGGATTTCTCATTTATCTTGGCCTCTATAACCTCTCCATGCCTTTCAACATTCTCAAGGTTGCACAGTCGTAGCTTGCAAAGGCTTGTTAAATTCATCAATGAACTTATTCGGTAACCTTCCTGTGACTGAATACTGAAGTTATACAATTCTTGAAGTGAAGTTAATCTGCCAACAGGACACTGACCAAATCCATTAGTACCATAGGACACATACCGCAGGTGAAACAGGTTTTCCATATTCTCCACTTGTTCTGATGCTGTACCTATTCTTTTCGCTGCAATAAGTACTTGTAAATGATAGAGCTTAGAAAGTCCATGTATTTTCTCAATCGTAGAGAAAGAGATATAACGAAGGTGCTTATTAGCAACTTCTTTTGGGAAACAGAACTTGGTTACCCCTTTTAAGCTCAATAACCGTAAGCACTTAAGTTTTTCTATAACTTCCTCCAGTGCATATACATGACCAGTGCTGACATGATAAGAATCTTCCATGACGAGTGTACGCAAACTCTTAAAGCAGGAAATGGCCTTGATCTCCTCACATGATAACTTCCTGAAGTTTGCTATCCATAAGTGTCTAACTGTACACTTATGATGCAGAAAACCACCGGATTCAAGTCTTAGGCATTCACCGGTAGAGACATTACGTGCCAACTCATGCAATAAATCATGCATGACGTAGTACTCTGTGCTGTATGTCTGGTAAGGATTTACTGTTGGCACAAAAGTAAAGAATGACTTTCTTGCCAACTGCACAAAGTATCTTCCTCCCATGTCTTCTGGCCTTTCAGTTCCACCTTCTGTTTGTAGGATCAGTCCTGAACCCATCCACATTTTCACTATGTCTTCCTTCTTAAACTTGTGATTTTTTGGAAATATACTACAGTATCTAAAACAAAGCTGCAAGTGCTCAGGTAGATGATGGTAGCTCGATCGAAGAACAGTTGTGATGATAACATCAGTGCTTCCTTCTAAATGTTCTAATTGTCTGTGCAAGTCTTCCCAATGCTGATCACTTATGTTGTTCTGTAGATGGCCACCTGCAATCTTTGTTACCAAAGGACAGCCATGAAacttttttgctattttttcagCAATTGGCAAGAGATGTGCATAATCTTCTGAATTCAAACCATCAAATGCATACTTCTTGAAGAGCATAAAAATTTTCATCTTCATTTAATCCATTTAAATGCAAATAATCCTTTCTACTTCTCATGACACGTGTAACCATATCTGCCACAGATCTCATTCGGGTTGTCAGCAGAATCTTGCTTCCTCTCTGGATACTCCGCAAAGGAGCCATTAATGTTTCCCATTCAATCATTTTGCTATCTTCCCAAACATCATCCAGAATAAGCAGAACTTTATTAAGGCCAAGTTTGTCCTTGAGAATCTGTTGCAATGCTTCCAAAGTATCAGCATTAGGCTTCTCTTTTGTAACTGCCTCCAAGATCTTCTTCATTATCCTTGTTGAACTGAAAACATTATCAGAAACATGTACCCACAAAATACAGTCAAAGTGTGCTGAATCTTTCAACTCTTCGCAGACAATCTGAGCAAGGGTTGTCTTTCCTATACCTCCAATTCCGATTATTGCAAAAACCGGTACCTGAGTAACAGTATCTGGATCATCATGTACATTATCAGTCAACCACCTTATCACCTGGTTCTTCTCACTGTCACGACCAAATATCTCAATAGGCACCAAAGTGGAGCTAGTCTGGTATACACTTCTTTCAGCACGATCTTGCAGGACAAGATTATCAACACGGCATAAAAGCTGAAGGAAACCACCCAAATCTTTAGCAACACTTTCTAACCTCTCTATGGCCTCCCTCAGCTTCTCTACCATGTTTCCCTCAGGAGTCATCCTTGCAGCCTTGCCAACAATCTGTTCTTTGAAAAACTATGTGAACGGATTACGCACCTGTCCTAGGCTGTGGGCTTCTGCCTCTTCTTTAAGCTTGTGGTAGTCCATCTCATCAAGTGCATCCTCAGCCTCCTCGACTGCATCGCGGAATCGCCAGAGCCACTCAGCCAGTCCATTGGTCTGCTCACTGATCTCCTGATGATCAACAACATCGTACACCGCTTGGATGTCCGTGAGCTTTTCTGACAGATTATTCTTGAGCTCCTCTAGATCGTTAGGCTTGTACCACTCACTGAGATAACCGAATGCCTTGTTCACGATGAATGAGATGGCTGGGGTTGCAACCGACTTCCCTGCAAAGACTAGTGC
The sequence above is a segment of the Aegilops tauschii subsp. strangulata cultivar AL8/78 chromosome 6, Aet v6.0, whole genome shotgun sequence genome. Coding sequences within it:
- the LOC109771075 gene encoding putative disease resistance protein RGA4; this encodes MAATAALVFAGKSVATPAISFIVNKAFGYLSEWYKPNDLEELKNNLSEKLTDIQAVYDVVDHQEISEQTNGLAEWLWRFRDAVEEAEDALDEMDYHKLKEEAEAHSLGQIVGKAARMTPEGNMVEKLREAIERLESVAKDLGGFLQLLCRVDNLVLQDRAERSVYQTSSTLVPIEIFGRDSEKNQVIRWLTDNVHDDPDTVTQVPVFAIIGIGGIGKTTLAQIVCEELKDSAHFDCILWVHVSDNVFSSTRIMKKILEAVTKEKPNADTLEALQQILKDKLGLNKVLLILDDVWEDSKMIEWETLMAPLRSIQRGSKILLTTRMRSVADMKYAFDGLNSEDYAHLLPIAEKIAKKFHGCPLVTKIAGGHLQNNISDQHWEDLHRQLEHLEGSTDVIITTVLRSSYHHLPEHLQLCFRYCSIFPKNHKFKKEDIVKMWMGSGLILQTEGGTERPEDMGGRYFVQLARKSFFTFVPTVNPYQTYSTEYYVMHDLLHELARNVSTGECLRLESGGFLHHKCTVRHLWIANFRKLSCEEIKAISCFKSLRTLVMEDSYHVSTGHVYALEEVIEKLKCLRLLSLKGVTKFCFPKEVANKHLRYISFSTIEKIHGLSKLYHLQVLIAAKRIGTASEQVENMENLFHLRYVSYGTNGFGQCPVGRLTSLQELYNFSIQSQEGYRISSLMNLTSLCKLRLCNLENVERHGEVIEAKINEKSYLRSLSLNWSETNDALKEDNLVLDILEPHARLENLEITGYSGVRFPPWINHPPLVNMVSLELRQCKNWVCLPSLGNLQLLKHLELQNLTGLKQIGQSSGDSLPQNLKTLVVEGCQGLRKLPLLSLTLMQLEINNVGLDILPRIVVHHGNIGSEAMPPKLVSVIISNCSNLTTLAESFLLQEHYICTLQILKIVDCKKLIHAPLSFGSMNDLTEFRIGSCYSLRMMERVDGGLLPCTLKELSMVQCGDLQLPLLNSLVGLSNLTSLSLCNCSRVKSLPSSEVFRSLTALREMVIMNCIFLSSLGGLGALSYLSWLEITDCRSINHNYVLTVCDLGISLTMC